Below is a window of Solirubrobacterales bacterium DNA.
GCGCTCAACGAGCAACTTCCGAGACTTGACGCAGGTCTTGGCGTTAGCGTGGATGTTCATTCGGTTTTCCTTTGGGTCTGTGGTCTTAGACAACCTCAGGGTCCAAAGGAGACCGGATGAACAACGTTGTTAGGAACTACACCTAGTCAAGCGGTTTCTGCTTACTGGTGCGGCGCGCTTGAGTCCTCGCGGTCGAGTTCGGTGTCTTCGAACGAGACTGGATCATCAATGGGTTCCAGGTGTGTGAAGACCGTGGCCGTGTCAAACAACTCACGCATGTCGCGCTCGATCGCTTCGGCCTCGTCGTGACCGCGCTGCACGGACCAATCGCCGGGCACCAGCACGTGCAAAGAGATGAACGCGCGATGAGCGGCCCGGCGGGTGCGCAGGGCGTGGAATGAGATTCCCTGCGCGCGGTAGCGGTCAAGCACGCACTCGATCTGGTCGATCTCTTCGGGCTCCAGGGCGCGATCCAGCAATCCCGAAAGCGCACTGCGGAGCAGCACGAAGCCCGTCGCAACGATGTTCACGGCGACTATGAGAGCGATGAGCGGGTCGAGACGATTGATCCCGGTGATTGCGACCAGGGCAACACCGGCCATCACGCCGAGCGACGTGACAACGTCGGTCATCAGGTGGCGGCCGTCGGCATGCAGCGTGAGTGAAGTCTCTGCTCGGCCGACGCCGATCAACATGCGCGCGACAACCAGATTGATCGCAGTCGCAAGCCCGGTGACAGCGATACCGAGGCCGACTGACTCCAGTTCAACCGGATTGATCAGTCGCCCCACTGCCGAAACCCCGATCACGATTGCCGCGACGATGATCATCGTGCCCTCGGCGCCGGCCGAGAGGTAATCGGCCTTGTCGTGACCGTAGGCGTGGTCCTCGTCGGCGGGCTGGCCGGCCCAGCGGATGACGATCAGCGCAACGAACGCAGCGGCGAGGTTGACGAGGGACTCTGCGGCATCAGCGAGCAGACCGACCGATCCGGTGATCAGCCAGGCGGCACCCTTCAAGGCGATCGTTGCCAGCGCGGCGGCGATCGCGATGTAAATCATGCGCAACAGGTGTTTCTGTCGCTGTGACGTCTCCCCGTGAGCGGTCATGAGGTCCAGAGGCTATTCCGAGTCAGCAGGAGGTGCGGTGTGCTGGTCGAGCCAGTCGAACAGGCCAGCCTCGTCAAGCTCGCCGGACGCGAGAGACATCATCGTCATGTACTTCTTTTCTTCGCTCGCCTCAACACTTATGTCGTGCAGGTCAAGGAAGAGTTCGATGGCGATAAATGCAGCGCGCTTGTTGCCGTCAACGAAAGGGTGGTTGCTTGCGATTCCATAGCCGTAGGCAGCAGCCAATCGTGTGAGCGGCGCTTCGGGCTCGTAGGCGTGGATGTTCTGTGGGCGTGCCAGCGCCGACTCAAGCGAGCCAGTGTCGCGAACGCCGTCGCTTCCATCGCTGAACTCGATGACCAACGAATGCGCTCCGAGGATGTCTCGTGGGCGGAGCCAGTTGATGTTTTCCATGACCTACTCCGCGAGTCGCTTGAGCAGGTTGCGGTTTTCGCGCATGATGCGATCCACTCGATCCATGCGGTCCGCAAAATCAGGATCAAACGGAGTCAGCTCAACGCCGTCCTTGGTCTCAAGGACGTGCAGAGAGTCGCCCTTCTCGACCTTCAGGCGGGCGAGAAGCTCCTTGGGGAGGATTACTCCAAGAGAGTTGCCGATCTGTGTGATCTTGAGTTCCATGGGATTTAGTATAACGGAAGTTATAACGGTGGGCATGAGTCTCCTTTCCGGTAGAATACGAACATATGTTCGGGTCAGGACGACCAAAATACATAGAGCTCCACGCCCACAGCGCCTACTCGTTCCACGACGGCGTAAGCCATCCGCACGAGCTTGCGGAGGCCGCTGCCGGCCACGGCTACAGCGCCTACGCGCTGACCGATCACGACGCGATCCACGGCAACATGGAGTTCGCGCACGCGCTGCAGCCGCTGGGCCTTCACGCGATCCACGGCACCGAACTGACGCTCGAAGGCGGCCATCACGTGACGCTGATCGTCGAGAACCACCGGGGCTGGACGACCCTCTGCAGGATCCTCACGCTGGCGCACGCCGAGACGCGCCAAGGCACGGCGCAACGCATCCCTCAGCAACCACAAGTCAAGTTCGACGAACTACTCGCCCTCGCAGGAGACGGCGGCGGATTGATCTGCCTCTCTGGCTGCGCGGCGCGCGGCGCGGTTGCCGGGCGCGTGGCGCGCGGCGAGCTGGCGGCGGCCGAGGGCGCGGCGCGGCAACTACGCGGCGCCTTCGGTCACGAGCACTTCTTCATCGAGATCCAGCGACCCTTCCAGCGCCACGACCGCGGGCTGAACATCGCGCTCGAACGGATCGCCGAGCGGGTCGGCGCGCCGACGGTCGCGACCGGCAACGTCCACGTGCACGCGCGCGAGCGGGCCGCGCTGCAAGACGTGTTTGTCGCGCTGAAATACAACGCGTCGCTCGACGAGACCGAGCCGCTGCGCCGCGGCAACAGCTCGCACGTGATGGCATCGCCAGAAGAGATGGCGCGGCGATTCGCCGAGCACCCGCAGGCAGTCGCGCAGACCGTCGAGATCGCCGAGCGGATCGACTTCGACCTGACCAGCGACCTCGGTTATCGCTACCCCGGCGCGCAGGACCCGCGGCAGATCAAGCGGCTGCGCGCCGTCTGCGAGACGATGCTGCTCGAGCGCTACGGACCAAAGGGCGATCACAAGGGCGGCAGCGTCGGTCGCCGCCACGTGTCGCTCAAAGAGGCGCGCGTGCGCCTCGAAGAAGAACTGCGCGTGATCGAGAAGCTGCGCCTGCCCGGCTTCTTTCTGATTCACCATGACCTGCTTGAGCTGGCTAGAGAGATAGCGATCGAGGTGCGCGGCGACAGCGCGGCGCGGAGCGTGTTGCCGCCTGGCCGCGGCCGTGGATCATCCGTGTCCTCGATCGTTTGTTATCTGACCGGGCTGTCTCACGTCGATCCGCTGGAGGCAGACCTCTGCCTCGGTCGCTTCCTGCACGAGGAGCTCACCTCGCTCCCAGACATCGACCTCGACTTCCCGCGCGACATCCGCCACGAGCTGATCCCGCGCATCCACAAGCGCTACGGCAATCGCCACTCGGCGCTGGTTGCGGCATTTCCGACCTATAGAACGCGCGGTTCACTGCGCGGGCTGGGCAAGGCGCTTGGCTTGCCGCAAACCGAGATCGAGCGCGTAATCCGCACCACCGATCGCAGCTACGGCGAGGTGCTCGAAGAAAGGGTGGAGGCCTCGATCCGCGATTCGCCGAGCGGCGCGCGGCTGCTGGATTCGCCGCGCTGGCGCGCGCTCTTGACCCTGCTGCCGCAGATCCACCGGCTGCCACGCGGGCTCAGCCAGCACTCAGGTGGGATGGTGATCAGCACCGATCCGCTCGACGAGGTCTGCCCGATCGTGCCGGCGGCGATGGTGGGTCGGCAGATCGTGCAGTGGGACAAGGATTCGTGCTCGGACGCCGGCTTCGCGAAGATCGACCTTCTGGGGCTGGGGATGCTCAGCGCGGTCGAGCGCACGGTTGACCTGATCCACGGCGCGCGCGGCGAGCAGGTCGATCTCTCGCGCATCCCCTTGGACGACCCCAAGACCTTTCATCAGATCGTGCGCGGCGAGACGACCGGCGTCTTCCAGATCGAGAGTCGCGCGCAGATGCAGATGCTCGTGCGCTCGCGGCCAGAAACTCTGAACGACATCTTCATCCAGGTCGCAATCGTGCGGCCGGGGCCGATCACGGGCGGGGCGGTGCATCCGTATCTCGAGCGGCGCAAGTTGCTGCGGGCGGATCCTTCTTATGAGGTGCCGTATGCGCATCCGTTGTTGAAAGAGGTTCTGGCGGACACGCTCGGGTCGATCGTGTTTCAGGATCAGGTGATCGAGGTTGCGCGGGTTCTTGCTGACTTCACGCCGTCGGAGGGAGAAGGGCTGCGGCGGGCGATGTCGCGGAAACGGAGCCATGAGGCGCTTGCGGCGTACCACCGTCGGTTCATTGAGGGTGCCGGCGCCAACGGCGTCAGTGAAGAGGTTGCCGAGAGCGTGTTTGCTCAGATCATTGGCTTCTCGGGTTTTGGGTTTCCGAAGGCTCACGCTGCGGCGTTTGGGCTTTTGGCCTACCAGACCTCCTGGCTGCGCGCTCATTACGCCCCTGAGTTCGTCTGCGGATTGATGAACGAGCAACCGATGGGCTTCTACCTGCCGGACGCCCTGGCGCACGAGGCGCAGCGGCGGGGGATCAAAGTTCTTCCCGCCGATGTGAACCGGAGCGGGGTGGAGTGCTCGGTCGAGTGGATCGGCCCTGAGGAGCTCGCGGTTCGGGTTGGCCTCGCATACGTGAAGGGCGCCAAAGAGGCGGGGCTGAGATCGCTTGTTGCTGCTCGAAAAGAGGCCGGCCCGTTCACATCAGTCGAAGACCTCGCCAGCCGCTCCGGCACCGACGGCCCAACCCTCGAGAAGCTCGCGTGGGCGGGGGCGTGCGACAACATCGGTACCGAAACAAATGGCCGCAACCGCCGCGAGGCCCTCTGGCTGCTCGGCGCCGCCCCGGCCGGCGAAACCAAGGCCGACGACTCGGCCCAGCTCGCCCTACCGATCGCGCCGCTGCCGGTTCCAAAGCTCAACAAGCTCGACGACTGGGACGAGATGATCGCCGACTACGGCGCGACCGGCATGACCGTCGGCACGCACCCGCTGGGGCTGTTGCGCCCCCGTCTGCAAAAAGAAGGCGTCAGCTCCAGCACCGACCTCGATCGCCTGCCCGAGAACCACCGCGTGCAGGTGTCCGGGCTCGTTGTCGCGCGGCAGCGGCCGGGCACGGCCAAGGGTGTCGTCTTCGTTCTGCTCGAGGACGAGGTCGGTGTGGTCAACGTGATCTTCCCGCCGCAGATCTACGCTCAGCACCGAACAACCGTGCGCAGCGAGCCGTTGCTGACGGTCACGGGCAAGCTGGAGCGCAGGACTGGAGCGGTGAATGTGCTGGCAACGCACGTCAAGGCGCTGTTCGGCGCAGACATCGAGGCGGCCGTGCGCGAGATCAAGCGACCGCAGACCTCAGAGCAGGATGTTCGGGGCAAGATGGGCATCGACACCGACACCGCGCTTGCCGCGATGAACGGTGATTTTGATGCGGCGCGCAAGGTTATGGGCGATGCTGCCGACATAAAGGCAGTCGCCCCCGTCGGAATCAATTTCGGACGACGAGGGAGATAGAAACAACCTGCAGGCAGATCTAGAACTCAATGACCACAACCCGTGAAGCACCCCGCGTAGTCGTGGCGGATGATTCCGCATTCATGCGCAGGCTGATTTCCGACGTGCTCACGCGCGACGGCATGCGCGTCGTCGCCGAAGCGGCCAACGGTCGCGAAGCGATCGACGCCTGTCGCCAACACCACCCAGACGTTCTCTCGCTTGACCTCGCGATGCCCGAAGTAGATGGCATCGAGGTGCTCAAGAAGCTCCGCCCGATGCGCGATCTGAAGATCGTCGTCGTCTCGTCTTTCTCCGAGCAGGGCGGCATACGCGCCGTTGACGCCCTCGCCGAGGGCGCCTTCGAGCTCGTGCCCAAGCGCGCGACCGGCGGCAAGCTCCAGGACTTCCTCGACGATCTCCTGAGCAAGGCGCAGGCCGCAACATTCGAGGCCCCCGCCAAGCGCGTGAACGGAAATGGATTGATCGCAGAGCTCCCGGCCAAGGCGCCGAGCGCCCCGCGCAAGGTGCTCCCGGCGCGCCTCTCGCGCCCATCAACCAAGAAGCTCGTTCTGATCGCGTCTTCGACCGGCGGGCCGCGAGCGCTCACAGAAGTCGTGAAGCACTTCCCGGCAGAGCTCGGTCAAGGGCTGGTGATCGTGCAGCACATGCCCGCAGGCTTCACCCGCTCACTCGCCACCAGGCTCGACTCAGAAGGCCCTCTGAACATCGCCGAGGCTGAAGCAGGCGAGAAGATCGACTCCACGCACGGGTTCGTCGCGATGGGTGGCCACCACCTGCGCATCCGGCGCAAACGAATTGAACTCTCCAGCGAAGCCGCGATCGGCGGCCTGCGTCCGTGCGCCGACATCACGATCACCGACGCCGTCCAGAACTACGGCGGCAACATCGTCCTCGCCGTCCTGACTGGAATGGGTCGGGACGCCTGCAAGGGCGCAAAGCTTGTGAAGGATGCTGGCGGAATCGTGATCGCCGAGCACGGCAACACCACGACCGTGAACGGAATGCCGCGCGCGATCACAGAGGCCGGCCTTGATGACGCAGTCCTGCCGATCGACGAGATCGGCGCCGCACTTGTGGAGGCAGCTGGTGAGTGAACGTCCCGAAAGACCAGCGCCGCCGCGCGTCCCGATTCCGCCGCGCCCGCCGCGTGCACCGATCAACACCCGCACGCCCGGAGTTGGCCTGCCCCTACCGGCGCCGGAAGCGCTGAAGCCCCTGCCGCCCGGCGACTTCGAGAACTTCTGCAAAGGAGTGAAGGAACTGCTGGGCGTGGACCTGTCGCTCTACAAGCGCAAACAGATGGAGCGTCGAGCCCGTGGCCTCGCGTCACGCAACCACGTCGAGACGCTCACCGAGTACCTGCACATGCTGCAGAAGGACGCAGTCCTTCTCGACCGCTTCATGGAGCGCATGACGATCACCGTCAGTCAGCTCTGGCGCAACACAGACATCTTCGATGCGATCGAGAACGAGATCCTTCCCGAGCTCGACAAACACGCCGACGGCCGCAAACTGAAACTCTGGTCTGCCGGGTGTTCCTACGGCGCCGAGCCCTACACGCTCGCGTCGATCTGCCTTGAGATGGGCAACAAGCTCAATCGCACGCCGCAGATCAAGGGGACCGACATCAACCCGCGGATGATCGAGAAGGCCCGCCGCGGCCAGTACACCGAAGAGGACGCGCGCGACGCGCCGCCGCGACTGCTGCAGAAGTACTTCGACCCCGTCAAGGGCGGGTGGATCGCAAAGCCGGCGCTCAAGCAGCTGATCACATTCAAGGTCGAGGACCTCTTCGCGTCGAAGACCGATGCTGTGGACCTGATTCTCTTCCGAAACGTCGCAATTCACTTCGAGCGCCCGCGCCGCGATGAAGTGCACGGGATCCTCGCCGATGCGCTTCTGCCGGGCGGGATCCTCGTGCTCGGCTCGACCGAGATGATCGTCGACCCGAGCGGGATCGGCCTCGAGCGCGTTCGCCCATTCGTATTTCGCAAGGTCGCCACGGAAGCCGTCTGATGGCCGGGATAGACGACTCCGAGTACATCGAGCTGTTTCTCGCCGAGGCGCGCGAGAACCTCGAAACGCTGAACACGGCGATCGTCGGCGTAGAGGCCGACCCGACAGACACAGCGAACGTGGACGTCGTCTTCCGCGTGGCTCACTCAGTCAAGGGCATGGCCGCGACGATGGGTTACGACCACATCGCGCACCTCACCCACGCCATGGAAGACGTCTTCGCCCTGCTTCGCGAGCGCGCCGGCGGACTGCACCGCGAGGCGATCGACGTGCTGTTCGAGTGCATGGACATGCTCTCGAAGATGGTCGATGAGGTCGCCGAGCACGGCGAGAGCCGCACCGACCCGACCGCTCTTGAATCCGACCTTCGCGGTCTGCTGCGCGATCGCGATGACTCGGCCGGGCCCGAAGTTCGCGCTGCGGTTGCCGAAGCAGTAGTGGCCGACGTGCTTGTCGCCGATCAGCCCGCAGACCTGGTCGGCGCCGCCGTCAAGGACGCCCAGTCGCGCGCGACCGTGCGCGTCGAAGCTGCACGCCTGGACACGCTTTTGCACATGATCGGCGAGCTGGTGGTGCGCCGCTCGGCCGTCGAGCAGCTCGCGATCGAGAACGGCGACACTCGCCTTGTAGCCGCTGTTGGTGAATTGACCCGCGCCTCGCAGTCGGTGCAGGACATGGTCATGCGTGTGCGCATGGTGCCGATAGACACCGCTTTTGCCCGCCTGCCGCGGCTCGTGCGTGACCTTTCGCATCAGCTGGGCAAAGAAG
It encodes the following:
- a CDS encoding cation transporter, with the translated sequence MTAHGETSQRQKHLLRMIYIAIAAALATIALKGAAWLITGSVGLLADAAESLVNLAAAFVALIVIRWAGQPADEDHAYGHDKADYLSAGAEGTMIIVAAIVIGVSAVGRLINPVELESVGLGIAVTGLATAINLVVARMLIGVGRAETSLTLHADGRHLMTDVVTSLGVMAGVALVAITGINRLDPLIALIVAVNIVATGFVLLRSALSGLLDRALEPEEIDQIECVLDRYRAQGISFHALRTRRAAHRAFISLHVLVPGDWSVQRGHDEAEAIERDMRELFDTATVFTHLEPIDDPVSFEDTELDREDSSAPHQ
- a CDS encoding type II toxin-antitoxin system death-on-curing family toxin; this translates as MENINWLRPRDILGAHSLVIEFSDGSDGVRDTGSLESALARPQNIHAYEPEAPLTRLAAAYGYGIASNHPFVDGNKRAAFIAIELFLDLHDISVEASEEKKYMTMMSLASGELDEAGLFDWLDQHTAPPADSE
- a CDS encoding AbrB/MazE/SpoVT family DNA-binding domain-containing protein, which codes for MELKITQIGNSLGVILPKELLARLKVEKGDSLHVLETKDGVELTPFDPDFADRMDRVDRIMRENRNLLKRLAE
- the dnaE gene encoding DNA polymerase III subunit alpha produces the protein MFGSGRPKYIELHAHSAYSFHDGVSHPHELAEAAAGHGYSAYALTDHDAIHGNMEFAHALQPLGLHAIHGTELTLEGGHHVTLIVENHRGWTTLCRILTLAHAETRQGTAQRIPQQPQVKFDELLALAGDGGGLICLSGCAARGAVAGRVARGELAAAEGAARQLRGAFGHEHFFIEIQRPFQRHDRGLNIALERIAERVGAPTVATGNVHVHARERAALQDVFVALKYNASLDETEPLRRGNSSHVMASPEEMARRFAEHPQAVAQTVEIAERIDFDLTSDLGYRYPGAQDPRQIKRLRAVCETMLLERYGPKGDHKGGSVGRRHVSLKEARVRLEEELRVIEKLRLPGFFLIHHDLLELAREIAIEVRGDSAARSVLPPGRGRGSSVSSIVCYLTGLSHVDPLEADLCLGRFLHEELTSLPDIDLDFPRDIRHELIPRIHKRYGNRHSALVAAFPTYRTRGSLRGLGKALGLPQTEIERVIRTTDRSYGEVLEERVEASIRDSPSGARLLDSPRWRALLTLLPQIHRLPRGLSQHSGGMVISTDPLDEVCPIVPAAMVGRQIVQWDKDSCSDAGFAKIDLLGLGMLSAVERTVDLIHGARGEQVDLSRIPLDDPKTFHQIVRGETTGVFQIESRAQMQMLVRSRPETLNDIFIQVAIVRPGPITGGAVHPYLERRKLLRADPSYEVPYAHPLLKEVLADTLGSIVFQDQVIEVARVLADFTPSEGEGLRRAMSRKRSHEALAAYHRRFIEGAGANGVSEEVAESVFAQIIGFSGFGFPKAHAAAFGLLAYQTSWLRAHYAPEFVCGLMNEQPMGFYLPDALAHEAQRRGIKVLPADVNRSGVECSVEWIGPEELAVRVGLAYVKGAKEAGLRSLVAARKEAGPFTSVEDLASRSGTDGPTLEKLAWAGACDNIGTETNGRNRREALWLLGAAPAGETKADDSAQLALPIAPLPVPKLNKLDDWDEMIADYGATGMTVGTHPLGLLRPRLQKEGVSSSTDLDRLPENHRVQVSGLVVARQRPGTAKGVVFVLLEDEVGVVNVIFPPQIYAQHRTTVRSEPLLTVTGKLERRTGAVNVLATHVKALFGADIEAAVREIKRPQTSEQDVRGKMGIDTDTALAAMNGDFDAARKVMGDAADIKAVAPVGINFGRRGR
- the cheB gene encoding chemotaxis-specific protein-glutamate methyltransferase CheB; amino-acid sequence: MTTTREAPRVVVADDSAFMRRLISDVLTRDGMRVVAEAANGREAIDACRQHHPDVLSLDLAMPEVDGIEVLKKLRPMRDLKIVVVSSFSEQGGIRAVDALAEGAFELVPKRATGGKLQDFLDDLLSKAQAATFEAPAKRVNGNGLIAELPAKAPSAPRKVLPARLSRPSTKKLVLIASSTGGPRALTEVVKHFPAELGQGLVIVQHMPAGFTRSLATRLDSEGPLNIAEAEAGEKIDSTHGFVAMGGHHLRIRRKRIELSSEAAIGGLRPCADITITDAVQNYGGNIVLAVLTGMGRDACKGAKLVKDAGGIVIAEHGNTTTVNGMPRAITEAGLDDAVLPIDEIGAALVEAAGE
- a CDS encoding protein-glutamate O-methyltransferase CheR encodes the protein MSERPERPAPPRVPIPPRPPRAPINTRTPGVGLPLPAPEALKPLPPGDFENFCKGVKELLGVDLSLYKRKQMERRARGLASRNHVETLTEYLHMLQKDAVLLDRFMERMTITVSQLWRNTDIFDAIENEILPELDKHADGRKLKLWSAGCSYGAEPYTLASICLEMGNKLNRTPQIKGTDINPRMIEKARRGQYTEEDARDAPPRLLQKYFDPVKGGWIAKPALKQLITFKVEDLFASKTDAVDLILFRNVAIHFERPRRDEVHGILADALLPGGILVLGSTEMIVDPSGIGLERVRPFVFRKVATEAV